From Anopheles coluzzii chromosome 3, AcolN3, whole genome shotgun sequence, the proteins below share one genomic window:
- the LOC125907404 gene encoding chromodomain-helicase-DNA-binding protein Mi-2 homolog → MASDEEIDESIAEEESGMLDEGADASLAADADDGSDEEANTKGNAQQDEDDDYEPEDNRKKKKGKKRKARSSDEKRGRKKKKRKKNDSGDESDQKQSDDGGSSAAAAAAAAAAAAAAAAAESDYESRPKRGRDRKKGSSSRSGAAAAAASEVEKKSEEKEKMPTIQEVCSSFDLTDVKIEYTEEDFENLVTFKMFQTHVRPILTKENPRVPMAKLMMLVAAKWREFCTLNPNISSEDATSGETGGREEETAAAAPPTPEYVPKSSRSRSKTENKHDDMVYDDEDEEEEEEVERERTRKSKKGKSGGGGGGGGSSSSNKKGGGGGNSRKQKVPTLKIKFGKRKNASSDEEQDASGGSERESDAEFEKMLQQSEPDTPERAKSATGGSGGADGGAADEASDQPAVRKKAKTKIGNKSKKKNKSKKSKFPDGGEEGEHEHQDYCEVCQQGGEIILCDTCPKAYHLVCLDPELEDTPEGKWSCPTCEAEGPADEDDDEHQEFCRVCKDGGELLCCDNCPSAYHTFCLNPPLDDIPDGEWRCPRCSCPPLADKVQKILTWRWTDKPINPDEPSTSKGAAAAAGGSTRRREYFVKWHEKSYWHCDWITELQLDVHHPLMFRYYTRKNDMEEPPKLEEALDEEDNRYKRIQRMRETNCQLNETELEEKYYRYGVKPEWLMVHRVINHRTMRDGRTLYLVKWRELSYDQATWEDEEDDIAGLKMAIEYYLDLRANCSQDIGGSGSGGSGSSKKNKKKGRRRLRELEEEERTAGVKRYTPPPEKPTTDLKRKFEVQPPYLDETGMRLHPYQLEGINWLRYSWANGTDTILADEMGLGKTIQTATFLYSLYKEGHCRGPFLVAVPLSTIINWEREFETWAPDFYCITYVGDKESRAVIRENELSFEEGAVRGGKASRIRASSIKFNVLLTSYELISIDAACLGSIDWSVLVVDEAHRLKSNQSKFFKVLNAYNIAYKLLLTGTPLQNNLEELFHLLNFLNKSKFNELAEFQNEFADISKEEQVKRLHEMLGPHMLRRLKADVLKNMPTKSEFIVRVELSPLQKKYYKYILTRNYEALNPKGGGGACSLINIMMDLKKCCNHPYLFAAAAEEAQLGPGGNYELQSLTKAAGKLVLLEKMLRLLKSQGHRVLIFSQMTKMLDILEDFLEGLGYKYERIDGGITGSIRQEAIDRFNAPGAPQFCFLLSTRAGGLGINLATADTVIIYDSDWNPHNDIQAFSRAHRIGQANKVMIYRFVTRNSVEERVTQVAKRKMMLTHLVVRPGMGGKGTNFTKQELDDILRFGTEELFKEDGKDEEAIHYDDKAVAELLDRSNKGVEEKENWANEYLSSFKVASYSTKEDVEEEAETEVIKQEAENSDPAYWVKLLRHHYEQHQEDLSRTLGKGKRVRKQVNYTDGGVIQADPVKEDSTWQENVSDYNNSDYSGASDEDRDEDDEESELGRRSRRRIERKEAERDNRPLPPLLARVGGNIEVLGFNARQRKSFLNAIMRYGMPPQDAFHSQWLVRDLRGKSERIFKAYVSLFMRHLCEPGADNAETFADGVPREGLSRQHVLTRIGVMSLIRKKVQEFEHINGYYSMPELIKRPCEPVKIAVAAPAAVGAAPGGEGTSGTAGAAAPASGETSKSATTSTSATPATSAAPSPAPNASASGDKEEEQQSGEKATDGGDKEKPTDGGSSTTPAEECEKAAEVKKEVKEEGADDATDKKPAGDNKKDESSGEVTAKDEPMDTDGEKKDDKQPAGEEAIDLKSVKTEEDAVAPKKEAGDEKEKSEEKKPADGAAKSSAEEAKKAPVEAKKEAEEEDDDDEVKFVEDGSTLPPVVKKQEPETKPAPAPAPATTTTTTIDDDDDDVVFVKDDDDDVKKPEPVQENLEVHKRAFMFNIADGGFTELHTLWINEEKAAVPGREYEIWHRRHDYWLLAGIVTHGYGRWQDIQNDIRFAIINEPFKMDVGKGNFLEIKNKFLARRFKLLEQSLVIEEQLRRAALLNLAQDPAHPAMALNARFAEVECLAESHQHLSKESLAGNKPANAVLHKVLNQLEELLSDMKSDVSRLPATLARIPPVAQRLQMSERSILSRLAATGNTVQQNPPMSQFPPGYQGTTLPGFAAAAAANFATFRPTFSVPGQPTNFPSGAGAAGSSSSGK, encoded by the exons ATGGCATCCGATGAGGAAATTGATGAATCCATTGCCG AGGAGGAGAGCGGCATGCTGGATGAGGGAGCGGACGCATCCCTAGCGGCAGACGCCGACGACGGTTCGGACGAGGAGGCCAACACGAAGGGCAACGCGCAGCaggacgaagacgacgactaCGAGCCAGAGGACAaccgcaagaagaagaagggcaaAAAGCGCAAAGCGCGCAGCAGCGACGAAAAGCGCGGccgcaagaagaaaaagcgcAAGAAGAACGACAGCGGCGACGAGAGCGACCAGAAGCAGAGCGATGACGGGGGAAGcagtgcggcggcggcggcagcggctgcagcagcagcggccgccGCTGCGGCCGCCGAGTCCGACTACGAGTCACGCCCGAAGCGTGGCCGAGATCGGAAGaagggcagcagcagtcgttcgggtgcggcggcggctgcagcCAGCGAAGTGGAGAAGAAGTCcgaggagaaggaaaagatGCCCACGATCCAGGAGGTGTGCAGCTCGTTCGATCTGACCGACGTGAAGATCGAGTACACGGAGGAGGATTTCGAGAATCTGGTCACGTTCAAGATGTTCCAGACGCACGTGCGGCCGATCCTGACGAAGGAGAATCCGCGCGTCCCGATGGCGAAGCTGATGATGCTGGTCGCGGCCAAGTGGCGCGAGTTCTGCACCCTCAACCCGAACATCTCGAGCGAGGACGCGACGTCGGGCGAGACGGGCGGGCGGGAGGAGgagacggcggcggcggcgccgCCCACGCCCGAGTACGTGCCGAAGTCGAGCCGGTCGCGCAGCAAGACGGAAAACAAGCACGACGACATGGTgtacgacgacgaggacgaggaggaagaggaggaggtggagCGGGAGCGAACGCGCAAGAGCAAGAAGGGCAAGAgcggaggcggcggcggcggtggaggtagcagtagcagcaacaagaAGGGCGGCGGCGGAGGAAACAGCCGCAAGCAGAAGGTGCCGACGCTGAAGATCAAGTTTGGCAAGCGCAAGAACGCCAGCTCGGACGAGGAGCAGGACGCGAGCGGCGGCTCGGAGCGCGAGTCGGACGCCGAGTTCGAGAAGATGCTGCAGCAGTCCGAGCCCGACACGCCGGAACGGGCGAAATCGGCCACCGGGGGCAGTGGTGGGGCCGATGGGGGCGCCGCGGACGAAGCGTCCGATCAGCCGGCGGTGCGCAAGAAGGCCAAAACCAAGATTGGCAACAagtcgaagaagaagaacaagtcGAAGAAGAGCAAATTCCCGGACGGTGGGGAGGAGGGCGAGCACGAGCATCAGGACTACTGCGAGGTGTGTCAGCAGGGCGGCGAGATCATCCTGTGCGACACGTGCCCCAAGGCGTACCATCTGGTGTGTCTCGATCCGGAGCTGGAGGACACGCCCGAGGGCAAGTGGTCCTGTCCGACGTGCGAGGCGGAGGGGCCGgccgacgaggacgacgacgagcaTCAGGAGTTTTGCCGGGTGTGCAAGGACGGTGGCGAGCTGCTGTGCTGCGACAACTGTCCCTCGGCGTACCACACGTTCTGTCTGAACCCGCCGCTCGACGACATTCCCGACGGGGAGTGGCGCTGTCCGCGCTGCAGCTGCCCGCCGCTCGCGGACAAGGTGCAGAAGATACTGACCTGGCGCTGGACCGACAAACCGATCAACCCGGACGAACCGTCCACGTCGAAgggtgcggcggcggcggccggcgGATCGACCCGGCGCCGCGAGTACTTCGTCAAGTGGCACGAGAAGTCGTACTGGCACTGCGACTGGATCACCGAGCTGCAGCTGGACGTGCACCATCCGCTCATGTTCCGGTACTACACGCGCAAGAATGACATGGAGGAGCCGCCCAAGCTGGAGGAGGCGCTGGACGAGGAGGACAACCGGTACAAACGCATCCAGCGCATGCGCGAAACGAACTGCCAGCTGAACGAGACGGAGCTGGAGGAGAAGTACTACCGGTACGGCGTCAAGCCGGAATGGTTGATGGTGCACCGCGTGATCAACCACCGGACGATGCGCGACGGCCGCACGCTCTATCTGGTCAAGTGGCGCGAGCTGTCGTACGATCAGGCCACGtgggaggacgaggaggacgacaTTGCGGGGCTGAAGATGGCCATCGAGTACTATCTGGATTTGCGCGCCAACTGCTCGCAGGACATCGGTGGGTcgggcagcggcggcagcggcagcagcaagaagaacaagaagaagggcCGCCGTCGGCTGCGCgagctggaggaggaggagcgcaCGGCCGGGGTGAAGCGCTACACGCCACCGCCGGAAAAGCCGACCACGGATCTGAAGCGCAAGTTCGAGGTGCAGCCACCGTACCTGGACGAGACGGGCATGCGGCTGCATCCGTACCAGCTGGAGGGCATCAACTGGTTGCGCTACTCGTGGGCGAACGGCACTGATACGATACTGGCCGACGAGATGGGGCTGGGCAAGACGATCCAGACGGCCACCTTCCTGTATTCGCTCTATAAGGAGGGCCACTGCCGTGGTCCGTTCCTGGTGGCGGTCCCGCTCTCGACCATCATCAACTGGGAGCGTGAGTTTGAAACGTGGGCGCCGGACTTTTACTGCATCACGTACGTCGGGGACAAGGAGTCGCGTGCCGTTATCCGCGAGAACGAACTGTCCTTCGAGGAAGGGGCAGTGCGCGGCGGCAAAGCGTCCCGCATTCGGGCGAGCTCGATCAAATTCAACGTGCTGCTGACAAGCTACGAGCTCATCTCGATCGATGCGGCCTGCCTCGGGTCGATCGATTGGTCcgtgctggtggtggatgAAGCGCATCGTCTCAAATCGAACCAGAGCAAGTTCTTCAAGGTGCTGAACGCGTACAACATCGCGTacaagctgctgctgaccgGTACGCCGCTGCAGAACAACCTCGAGGAGCTGTTCCATCTGCTCAACTTCCTCAACAAGAGCAAGTTCAACGAGCTGGCCGAGTTCCAGAACGAGTTCGCCGACATCTCGAAGGAGGAGCAGGTGAAGCGGCTGCACGAGATGCTCGGTCCGCACATGCTGCGTCGGCTGAAGGCGGACGTGCTGAAGAACATGCCCACCAAGTCGGAGTTTATCGTGCGCGTGGAGCTGTCGCCGCTGCAGAAGAAGTACTACAAGTACATCCTGACGCGCAACTACGAGGCGCTCAACCCGAAGGGCGGTGGCGGCGCCTGCTCGCTGATTAACATCATGATGGATCTGAAGAAGTGCTGCAACCATCCGTATCTGTTTGCGGCCGCCGCGGAGGAGGCACAGCTCGGCCCGGGCGGTAACTACGAGCTGCAGTCGCTGACGAAGGCGGCCGGcaagctggtgctgctggagaAGATGCTGAGGCTGCTGAAATCGCAGGGCCACCGGGTGCTGATCTTCTCGCAGATGACGAAGATGCTGGACATACTGGAGGACTTCCTGGAGGGGCTGGGATACAAGTACGAGCGTATCGATGGTGGCATTACGGGCAGCATTCGGCAGGAGGCGATCGATCGGTTCAATGCACCGGGTGCACCACAGTTCTGCTTCCTGCTGTCGACACGTGCCGGCGGTCTCGGCATTAACCTGGCGACGGCCGACACCGTCATCATTTACGATTCGGACTGGAACCCGCACAACGACATCCAGGCGTTCTCGCGCGCCCATCGTATCGGACAGGCGAACAAGGTGATGATCTACCGGTTCGTGACGCGCAACTCGGTGGAGGAGCGCGTGACGCAGGTGGCGAAGCGTAAGATGATGCTAACGCATCTGGTCGTGCGTCCCGGCATGGGCGGCAAGGGCACGAACTTTACCAAGCAGGAGCTGGACGACATCCTGCGCTTCGGCACGGAGGAGCTGTTCAAGGAGGACGGAAAGGACGAGGAGGCGATCCATTACGATGATAAGGCGGTGGCGGAGCTGCTGGACCGCTCGAACAAGggcgtggaggagaaggaaaactGGGCGAACGAGTATCTGTCCTCGTTCAAGGTCGCGTCCTACTCGACCAAGGAGGAcgtggaggaggaggcggaAACGGAGGTGATCAAGCAGGAGGCCGAAAACTCGGACCCGGCGTACTGGGTGAAGCTGCTGCGGCACCACTACGAGCAGCATCAGGAGGATCTGTCCCGCACGCTCGGCAAGGGCAAGCGCGTGCGCAAGCAGGTGAACTACACGGACGGTGGCGTCATACAGGCGGACCCGGTGAAGGAGGACTCGACCTGGCAGGAGAACGTGTCGGACTACAACAACTCGGACTACTCGGGCGCGTCGGACGAGGACcgggacgaggacgacgaggagaGCGAGCTGGGCCGACGCAGCCGGCGGCGCATCGAGCGCAAGGAGGCGGAGCGGGACAAccggccgctgccgccgctgctggcGCGCGTCGGTGGCAACATCGAGGTGCTCGGCTTCAATGCGCGCCAGCGCAAGAGCTTCCTGAACGCGATCATGCGCTACGGCATGCCGCCCCAGGACGCGTTCCACTCGCAGTGGCTGGTGCGCGATCTGCGCGGCAAGTCGGAGCGCATCTTCAAGGCGTACGTGTCGCTGTTCATGCGGCATCTGTGCGAGCCCGGCGCGGACAATGCGGAAACGTTCGCGGACGGGGTGCCGCGCGAAGGGCTCAGCCGGCAGCACGTGCTGACGCGCATCGGCGTGATGTCGCTGATCCGCAAGAAGGTGCAGGAGTTTGAGCACATCAACGGGTACTACAGCATGCCGGAGCTGATCAAGCGCCCGTGTGAGCCGGTCAAGATTGCCGTCGCCGCTCCGGCTGCTGTTGGGGCGGCGCCAGGTGGTGAGGGTACGTCCGGGACGGCCGGTGCAGCTGCTCCAGCCAGTGGAGAAACGTCCAAATCGGCCACGACGAGCACGAGTGCAACACCGGCGACCAGTGCTGCACCCAGCCCGGCCCCGAACGCCAGTGCGTCCGGCGATAAGGAGGAGGAACAACAGTCGGGTGAAAAGGCGACCGATGGCGGTGACAAAGAAAAGCCAACGGATGGCGGTAGTAGCACGACACCGGCCGAGGAGTGCGAAAAAGCGGCTGAAGTGAAGAAGGAAGTGAAAGAGGAAGGGGCGGACGATGCGACCGACAAGAAGCCGGCGGGCGACAACAAGAAGGATGAAAGCAGCGGCGAAGTCACAGCGAAGGATGAACCGATGGACACCGACGGGGAGAAGAAGGACGACAAGCAACCGGCCGGTGAGGAGGCGATCGATCTGAAGAGTGTCAAGACCGAGGAGGATGCGGTAGCGCCGAAGAAGGAAGCGGGCGACGAGAAGGAAAAGTCCGAGGAGAAGAAGCCAGCGGACGGAGCGGCAAAGAGCAGCGCGGAAGAGGCGAAGAAAGCACCGGTGGAAGCCAAGAAGGAGGCCGAGGAAgaggacgatgacgatgaggtGAAGTTCGTGGAGGATGGCAGCACGCTGCCGCCGGTGGTGAAGAAACAGGAGCCGGAAACGAAGCCGGCTCCAGCCCCAGCACCGgccaccacgaccaccaccacgatcgatgacgatgacgatgacgtgGTGTTTGTGaaggacgatgacgatgacgtgAAGAAGCCGGAACCGGTGCAGGAGAATCTGGAGGTGCACAAGCGCGCGTTCATGTTCAACATCGCGGACGGTGGCTTCACCGAGCTGCACACGCTGTGGATCAACGAGGAGAAGGCGGCGGTCCCGGGACGGGAGTACGAAATCTGGCACCGCCGGCACGACTACTGGCTGCTGGCGGGCATCGTCACGCACGGGTACGGCCGCTGGCAGGACATCCAGAACGACATCCGGTTCGCGATCATCAACGAACCGTTCAAGATGGACGTGGGCAAGGGCAACTTCCTCGAGATCAAGAA